In Blattabacterium cuenoti, the following proteins share a genomic window:
- the trpF gene encoding phosphoribosylanthranilate isomerase has protein sequence MKSQLLKVKICGMKFNVQKISDLLPDFLGFIFYPNSPRFVGFNFIIPKIKKGILKIGVFVNESEENILKIKTKNKLDFIQLHGTESPFYCEKLFKKGLKLIKCFRIDDSFSFKKIVNYVPFCTYFLFDNNTIYYGGSGQKFCWKKLYEYTFQIPFFLSGGIGIQDVDKIKNFFHPKMFAIDINSKFEIFPGKKDDMKLNAFIKKIRKL, from the coding sequence ATGAAATCCCAATTATTAAAAGTAAAAATATGCGGAATGAAATTTAATGTACAAAAAATTTCTGATTTATTACCTGATTTTTTAGGTTTTATATTTTATCCTAATTCCCCTAGATTTGTAGGTTTTAATTTTATTATTCCAAAAATAAAAAAAGGAATATTGAAAATAGGTGTTTTTGTAAACGAGTCAGAAGAAAATATATTGAAAATAAAAACAAAAAATAAACTAGATTTTATTCAATTGCATGGAACAGAAAGCCCTTTTTATTGTGAAAAATTATTCAAAAAAGGATTAAAATTAATTAAATGCTTTAGAATCGATGATTCTTTTTCTTTTAAAAAAATTGTGAATTATGTTCCTTTTTGCACTTATTTTTTATTTGATAATAATACAATTTATTATGGAGGTAGTGGGCAAAAATTTTGTTGGAAAAAACTTTATGAATACACTTTTCAAATTCCTTTTTTTTTAAGTGGAGGGATTGGAATACAAGATGTTGATAAAATCAAAAATTTTTTTCATCCGAAAATGTTTGCAATCGATATTAATAGTAAATTTGAAATTTTTCCAGGAAAAAAAGATGATATGAAATTAAATGCGTTCATAAAAAAAATAAGAAAATTATGA